A single window of Vigna radiata var. radiata cultivar VC1973A chromosome 4, Vradiata_ver6, whole genome shotgun sequence DNA harbors:
- the LOC106758661 gene encoding tropinone reductase homolog: MAETKLSCIKDQKWSLHGMTALVTGGTRGIGYAIAEELXEFGASVHICSRNQQDVDKCLEEWNRKGFRITGSTCDVLSPDQRQNLIKNVASIFDGKLNILINNAGITTPKNIVDYTGEDVSRIMGTNFESSFHLCQLAHPLLKASGYGSIVFISSIGGLKAFPFCSVYASSKGAMNQFTKNVALEWAKDNIRANSVAPGLVKTALTDSVAESVDEGNKMIEDMVSQTPAGRIGEPKDISALVAFLCLPAASYITGQIITADGGYIM; this comes from the exons ATGGCAGAAACAAAGTTGAGCTGCATCAAAGACCAAAAATGGTCACTGCATGGAATGACTGCGCTAGTTACAGGAGGCACCCGAGGAATAGG ATACGCCATAGCAGAAGAATTGGNAGAATTTGGAGCATCTGTGCATATATGTTCTCGTAATCAGCAAGACGTTGATAAATGCTTAGAAGAATGGAATAGAAAAGGATTTCGTATAACAGGGTCTACATGTGATGTACTGTCCCCTGACCAACgtcaaaatttaatcaaaaatgTTGCTTCCATCTTTGACGGAAAACTCAACATTCTG ATAAACAATGCTGGAATAACTACACCTAAGAACATCGTAGATTATACTGGAGAAGATGTAAGTAGAATAATGGGAACTAATTTTGAGTCTAGTTTCCACCTATGTCAACTAGCACATCCACTTCTCAAGGCATCTGGATATGGTAGCATAGTATTCATATCCTCCATTGGAGGTCTTAAAGCTTTTCCCTTCTGTTCTGTCTATGCTTCCTCTAAAG GAGCTATGAATCAATTCACCAAGAACGTGGCATTGGAATGGGCAAAGGATAATATTCGTGCAAATTCTGTAGCACCTGGACTTGTTAAGACTGCACTTACCGATTCTGTAGCA GAATCTGTTGATGAAGGgaataaaatgattgaagataTGGTATCTCAAACACCAGCTGGTCGTATTGGAGAACCTAAGGACATATCAGCACTAGTTGCTTTCCTTTGCCTTCCAGCTGCTTCATACATCACTGGACAAATTATAACTGCAGATGGGGGTTACATAATGTAA